One window of Solwaraspora sp. WMMA2056 genomic DNA carries:
- a CDS encoding ATP-binding protein: MDWAVLAGGAAVGTGGGLAAGLLLARARARQLASATASRRGGQLTPTSGRPSIVANDTAAPAPQRGVLDSLARKSLDSLRVGVVVLDATDVPVLINPAARAMGMLRAGPTPGSITAHPIIRTLAGQVRRTGVRREVELDLPRGREGGAQDPLGVHLRAVGLSGNHVAIEAADVTESHRVARVRRDFVANVSHELKTPIGALQLLAEALLDATDPDSEVADPSEDVAAARRFAERIQHESTRLGRLVNELLELTRLQGAEPLPAPDPIAVDWVLAEVVDRTRTTAAARHIEVVVAGERGLTVYGSDSQIATAVANLVENAVAYSGEGTRVTVTISRGDDHVDIAVADQGIGIAPDDVDRIFERFYRADQARSRTTGGTGLGLAIVKHIVTNHGGRVEVSSTLGGGSTFTLRLPASPPDAALPLPESVEIELGPAASDQV, translated from the coding sequence GTGGATTGGGCGGTTCTGGCCGGCGGCGCGGCCGTCGGTACCGGCGGCGGGCTCGCCGCCGGACTGCTCCTGGCGCGAGCCCGGGCACGACAACTGGCATCCGCCACGGCATCCCGCCGTGGCGGGCAGCTCACGCCGACCTCCGGGAGGCCGTCGATCGTCGCCAACGACACCGCCGCGCCGGCACCGCAGCGCGGGGTTCTCGACTCGTTGGCCCGCAAGAGCCTCGACTCGCTGCGGGTCGGCGTGGTGGTGCTCGACGCCACCGACGTACCGGTCCTGATCAACCCGGCGGCCCGCGCGATGGGGATGCTCCGGGCCGGGCCAACCCCGGGCAGCATCACCGCGCATCCGATCATCCGCACCCTCGCCGGGCAGGTACGCCGCACCGGGGTACGCCGGGAAGTCGAGCTCGACCTGCCCCGGGGCCGGGAGGGCGGCGCCCAGGACCCGCTCGGCGTGCACCTGCGCGCCGTCGGCCTCAGCGGCAACCACGTCGCGATCGAGGCCGCCGACGTCACCGAGTCGCACCGGGTGGCCCGGGTCCGACGGGACTTCGTGGCCAACGTCAGCCATGAACTGAAGACCCCGATCGGTGCGCTGCAACTGCTCGCCGAGGCGCTGCTGGACGCCACCGACCCGGACAGCGAGGTCGCCGACCCGTCCGAGGACGTCGCCGCCGCCCGCCGCTTCGCCGAACGGATCCAGCACGAGTCGACCCGGCTCGGCCGGCTCGTCAACGAACTGCTCGAACTGACCCGGCTGCAGGGCGCCGAGCCACTGCCCGCGCCGGACCCGATCGCCGTCGACTGGGTGCTCGCCGAGGTGGTGGACCGGACCCGGACCACCGCCGCCGCCCGGCACATCGAGGTGGTGGTGGCCGGCGAACGCGGGCTGACCGTCTACGGCAGCGACAGCCAGATCGCCACCGCCGTGGCCAACCTGGTGGAGAACGCCGTCGCCTACTCCGGGGAGGGCACCCGGGTCACGGTGACCATCTCCCGTGGCGACGACCACGTCGACATCGCCGTCGCCGACCAGGGCATCGGGATCGCCCCGGACGACGTCGACCGGATCTTCGAGCGGTTCTACCGGGCCGACCAGGCCCGGTCGCGCACCACCGGAGGCACCGGACTGGGGCTGGCCATCGTGAAACACATCGTCACCAACCATGGCGGTCGGGTCGAGGTGTCCAGCACATTGGGTGGGGGGTCGACGTTCACCCTGCGGTTGCCCGCCAGCCCGCCGGACGCCGCCCTGCCGTTGCCCGAATCGGTTGAGATCGAGCTTGGTCCGGCCGCGTCTGACCAGGTCTGA
- a CDS encoding HAD-IB family hydrolase, which translates to MGRTRRLTISTDAAGRTTGWATAAPDGTPPTTPHPRAAAFFDIDNTMLRGASIYWLARGLAARNYFTTADLAQFAWRQARFRLLAAEHAGDLSRAREAALAFVTGWRVTDVERLAEEIFDELMAPRIWAGSRELAQRHLDAGQRVWLVSATPVEIGRVIAQRLGLTGALGTVAEVVDGAYTGRLVGELMHGPAKAEALVQLAAVEGLDLHRCSAYSDSVNDLPMLSAVGHAVAVNPDTALRHQARERDWQVHDFRTGRRAARIAVPSTVAAGFLAGAVTAGLALRRRRASG; encoded by the coding sequence GTGGGCCGTACCCGCAGGCTGACCATCAGCACCGACGCCGCCGGCCGGACCACGGGGTGGGCGACCGCCGCACCTGACGGCACCCCGCCGACGACACCGCACCCCCGCGCGGCGGCCTTCTTCGACATCGACAACACCATGCTGCGAGGTGCCTCCATCTACTGGCTGGCCCGTGGCCTGGCCGCCCGCAACTACTTCACCACGGCCGACCTCGCCCAGTTCGCCTGGCGACAGGCCCGGTTCCGGCTGCTCGCCGCGGAACACGCCGGCGATCTGTCCCGGGCCCGGGAAGCGGCCCTGGCGTTCGTCACCGGCTGGCGGGTGACCGACGTCGAACGGCTGGCCGAGGAGATCTTCGACGAGCTGATGGCCCCGCGCATCTGGGCCGGCAGCCGGGAGCTGGCCCAACGGCACCTCGACGCCGGCCAACGGGTGTGGCTGGTCAGCGCGACCCCGGTGGAGATCGGTCGGGTGATCGCCCAGCGGCTCGGGCTCACCGGCGCGCTCGGCACCGTCGCCGAGGTCGTCGACGGTGCGTACACCGGTCGGCTGGTGGGCGAGCTGATGCACGGGCCGGCCAAGGCCGAGGCGCTCGTACAGCTCGCCGCCGTCGAAGGGCTCGACCTGCACCGGTGCAGCGCCTACAGCGACTCCGTCAACGACCTGCCGATGCTGTCGGCCGTCGGGCACGCCGTCGCCGTCAACCCGGACACGGCGCTGCGCCACCAGGCCCGGGAACGCGACTGGCAGGTCCACGACTTCCGGACCGGTCGCAGGGCGGCGCGGATCGCGGTACCGTCGACGGTCGCCGCCGGTTTCCTGGCCGGCGCGGTGACGGCCGGCCTGGCCCTTCGCCGCCGCCGGGCGTCCGGTTGA
- a CDS encoding Ppx/GppA phosphatase family protein codes for MRLGVLDVGSNTVHLLVVDAHPGAHPWPAHSEKSLLRLAEQIGPDGALTPAGADALVAAVVTARTAADQWQTSELMAFATSAVRDATNSAAVLARVRAETGVHLQVLSGADEARMTFLAVRRWFGWSAGRLLVLDIGGGSLELAAGIDEEPHLAQSLPLGAGRLTRERLGVTPFTTSPPPAAFVTELREYVDDQVQPLIPQLQAQGWDRAVGTSKTFRTLARLTGAAPSSAGLWAPRRLTRTGLRQVTGFIRHIPPAELHELEGVSASRGHQLLAGAVVAESVMRQLGIESLDICPWALREGVILRRMAQLEPAPGWGPDHRSAERTTPG; via the coding sequence ATGCGACTGGGTGTGCTCGACGTCGGTTCCAACACCGTGCACCTGTTGGTGGTGGACGCGCACCCCGGCGCCCACCCGTGGCCGGCGCACTCGGAGAAGTCGTTGCTGCGGCTGGCCGAGCAGATCGGCCCCGACGGCGCGCTCACCCCGGCCGGCGCGGACGCCCTGGTCGCCGCGGTCGTCACGGCCCGGACGGCGGCCGACCAGTGGCAGACCAGCGAACTGATGGCGTTCGCCACCTCGGCCGTACGCGACGCCACCAACTCGGCGGCGGTGCTCGCCCGGGTCCGGGCCGAGACCGGTGTGCACCTGCAGGTGCTCTCCGGCGCCGACGAGGCCCGGATGACGTTCCTGGCGGTCCGCCGCTGGTTCGGCTGGTCGGCGGGACGTCTGCTGGTGCTCGACATCGGTGGCGGGTCGCTGGAGCTGGCCGCCGGCATCGACGAGGAACCGCACCTGGCCCAGTCGCTGCCGCTGGGCGCCGGCCGGCTGACCCGGGAACGGCTCGGCGTCACCCCGTTCACCACCAGCCCGCCGCCGGCCGCGTTCGTCACCGAACTGCGCGAGTACGTCGACGACCAGGTGCAACCGCTCATCCCGCAACTGCAGGCGCAGGGCTGGGACCGGGCGGTCGGCACCTCCAAGACGTTCCGGACGTTGGCACGGCTCACCGGGGCGGCACCGTCGAGCGCCGGGCTGTGGGCGCCGCGTCGGCTCACCCGTACCGGCCTGCGGCAGGTGACCGGCTTCATCCGGCACATCCCGCCGGCCGAGCTGCACGAGCTGGAAGGGGTCAGCGCGAGCCGGGGGCACCAGTTGCTGGCGGGGGCGGTGGTGGCCGAGTCGGTGATGCGCCAGCTGGGAATCGAGAGCCTGGACATCTGCCCGTGGGCGTTGCGGGAAGGGGTGATCCTGCGTCGGATGGCGCAGCTGGAACCCGCTCCGGGCTGGGGTCCGGATCACCGATCGGCGGAGCGCACCACACCGGGCTAG
- a CDS encoding proline dehydrogenase family protein → MLRSVILAASRSTTIERLVATTPLSRDVVRRFVGGTSIDEALTAGAQLTGTGLTISIDHLGEDTTTAEQASAVRAEYLALLDALDRAGLAVGADVSVKLSALGQRFDEPAATEHVRAICAAATGVDCTVTLDMEDHTTTDSTLDVLHTLRAEHPRTGVAVQAYLRRTEADCRDLATAGSRVRLCKGAYAEPESVAYQAAIDVDKSFVRCLNILFSGPGHPMVATHDPRLIAIAEDRARWFDRAPEEFEFQMLYGVRPAEQTRLAAEGYTVRVYLPYGTDWYGYLMRRLAERPANVAFLGRALRSRG, encoded by the coding sequence ATGCTTCGCTCGGTCATCCTCGCCGCGTCCCGGTCGACCACGATCGAACGGCTGGTCGCCACCACACCGCTGAGTCGTGACGTGGTCCGCCGGTTCGTCGGCGGCACCTCGATCGACGAGGCTTTGACCGCCGGTGCGCAGCTCACCGGCACCGGCCTGACGATCAGCATCGACCACCTCGGCGAGGACACCACCACCGCGGAACAGGCCAGCGCGGTACGCGCGGAGTACCTGGCGCTGCTCGACGCGCTGGACCGGGCCGGTCTGGCCGTCGGCGCCGACGTCAGCGTCAAGCTCTCCGCCCTCGGGCAGCGTTTCGACGAGCCGGCGGCGACCGAGCACGTCCGGGCCATCTGCGCCGCAGCGACCGGCGTCGACTGCACCGTCACCCTCGACATGGAGGACCACACCACCACCGACTCGACGCTGGACGTGCTGCACACGCTGCGGGCGGAGCATCCGCGTACCGGGGTGGCCGTGCAGGCGTACCTGCGGCGGACCGAGGCGGACTGCCGCGACCTGGCCACCGCCGGGTCGCGGGTCCGGCTGTGCAAGGGGGCGTACGCCGAGCCGGAGTCGGTGGCCTACCAGGCCGCGATCGACGTCGACAAGTCGTTCGTCCGCTGCCTCAACATCCTGTTCTCCGGCCCCGGCCACCCGATGGTCGCCACCCACGATCCCCGGCTGATCGCGATCGCCGAGGACCGGGCGCGCTGGTTCGACCGGGCCCCGGAGGAGTTCGAGTTCCAGATGCTGTACGGGGTGCGCCCCGCCGAGCAGACCCGGCTCGCGGCGGAGGGCTACACCGTGCGGGTCTACCTGCCCTACGGCACCGACTGGTACGGATACCTGATGCGTCGACTCGCCGAGCGCCCGGCGAACGTGGCGTTCCTCGGCCGCGCACTGCGGTCCCGCGGCTGA
- a CDS encoding sugar phosphate isomerase/epimerase, producing the protein MTSAVPVLLSSSSVFPEPTAAAFELAAALGYDGIEVMVWTDAVSQDAGALKGLAAHYGVPVLAVHAPCLLVTQRVWSADPWERLRRSAVLAETLGAPTVVVHPPFSWQRDYARTFADGLRTLQAAHPDLRFAVENMFPVRMAGREFVPYQPGWDPTTVGYDSYTLDLSHCAASRADALALADTMGGALGHVHLGDGSGLGRDEHLVPGRGNQPCAELLGSLAGRGFRGAVAVEVATRGARSRTLREADLREALDFARRHLTVPGGGQDAAVTGDRRSGNR; encoded by the coding sequence GTGACCTCCGCGGTACCCGTACTGCTCTCCAGCTCCTCGGTCTTCCCCGAGCCGACGGCGGCCGCTTTCGAGCTGGCCGCCGCCCTCGGCTACGACGGCATCGAGGTGATGGTCTGGACCGACGCGGTCAGTCAGGACGCCGGTGCGCTCAAGGGCCTCGCCGCGCACTACGGGGTGCCGGTGCTCGCCGTGCACGCCCCCTGCCTGCTGGTCACCCAGCGGGTGTGGAGCGCCGACCCGTGGGAGCGGCTGCGCCGCTCCGCGGTGCTCGCCGAGACCCTCGGCGCGCCGACCGTGGTGGTGCACCCGCCGTTCAGCTGGCAGCGTGACTACGCGCGTACCTTCGCCGACGGGCTGCGGACCCTGCAGGCCGCCCACCCGGACCTGCGGTTCGCGGTGGAGAACATGTTCCCGGTACGGATGGCCGGCCGCGAGTTCGTCCCTTACCAGCCCGGTTGGGATCCGACCACGGTCGGCTACGACTCGTACACCCTCGATCTGTCGCACTGCGCGGCCTCCCGGGCCGACGCGCTGGCCCTGGCCGACACGATGGGCGGCGCGCTCGGGCACGTGCACCTCGGCGACGGCAGCGGCCTCGGCCGCGACGAACACCTGGTCCCCGGACGGGGCAACCAGCCCTGCGCCGAGCTGCTCGGCTCGCTCGCCGGGCGCGGGTTCCGGGGCGCGGTCGCCGTCGAGGTCGCCACCCGGGGTGCCCGCAGCCGTACGCTGCGCGAAGCCGACCTGCGGGAGGCGCTCGACTTCGCCCGCCGGCACCTGACCGTGCCCGGCGGTGGCCAGGACGCCGCCGTCACCGGCGACCGGCGGTCAGGAAACCGGTAA
- a CDS encoding response regulator transcription factor, translated as MARVLVVEDEESFSDALSYMLRKEGFEVSVAPTGTVALTEFDRTGADIVLLDLMLPEMSGTEVCRELRQRSRVPIIMVTARDSEIDKVVGLEIGADDYVTKPYSPRELVARIRAVLRRQSTEAAEPATPTLSAGPVRMDVERHVVTVAGASVQLPLKEFELLELLLRNAGRVLTRGQLIDRVWGADYVGDTKTLDVHVKRLRSKIEPEPSAPRYIVTVRGLGYKFEP; from the coding sequence TTGGCCCGCGTACTCGTGGTCGAGGATGAGGAATCGTTCTCCGACGCGCTCTCCTACATGCTGCGCAAAGAGGGGTTCGAGGTCTCGGTCGCGCCCACCGGCACGGTGGCGCTCACCGAGTTCGACCGCACCGGCGCGGACATCGTCCTGCTCGACCTGATGCTGCCGGAGATGTCCGGCACCGAGGTCTGCCGGGAGCTGCGGCAGCGTTCCCGGGTGCCGATCATCATGGTCACCGCCCGGGACAGTGAGATCGACAAGGTGGTCGGGCTGGAGATCGGCGCCGACGACTACGTCACCAAGCCGTACTCGCCCCGGGAACTCGTCGCCCGGATCCGCGCCGTGCTGCGCCGGCAGAGCACCGAGGCCGCCGAGCCGGCCACCCCGACGCTGAGCGCCGGCCCCGTCCGGATGGACGTCGAACGGCACGTCGTCACGGTCGCCGGCGCCTCCGTGCAGTTGCCGCTCAAGGAGTTCGAGCTGCTCGAACTGCTGCTGCGCAACGCCGGCCGGGTGCTGACCCGGGGCCAGCTGATCGACCGGGTGTGGGGTGCCGACTACGTCGGTGACACCAAGACGCTCGACGTCCACGTCAAGCGGCTGCGGTCGAAGATCGAACCGGAACCGTCGGCGCCGCGCTACATCGTCACGGTCCGTGGCCTGGGCTACAAGTTCGAGCCCTGA
- a CDS encoding AURKAIP1/COX24 domain-containing protein: protein MGSVVKKRRKRMAKKKHRKLLRKTRVQRRRLGK, encoded by the coding sequence ATGGGCTCCGTGGTCAAGAAGCGCCGCAAGCGTATGGCCAAGAAGAAGCACCGCAAGCTGCTGCGCAAGACCCGCGTCCAGCGTCGACGTCTCGGCAAGTGA
- a CDS encoding CGNR zinc finger domain-containing protein — protein sequence MDFDAYARTAVDLVNSPLADLDDLKALFHGEHVWMLDEVAERDLPVFRRAAKRLRDVFEYGTTGRDGDAVTELNTLLEAYPVQPRISGHDANDWHMHVTSRGASVSSEYLAGAVWGLSVWLCEYGSSRFGVCADARCGNVYLDTSSNCCRRFCSERCATRSHVAAHRARKRAAEETSLQPVS from the coding sequence GTGGACTTCGACGCGTACGCGCGGACCGCGGTTGATCTGGTCAACTCCCCGCTCGCTGACCTCGACGACCTGAAGGCGCTGTTCCACGGCGAGCACGTCTGGATGCTCGACGAGGTCGCCGAGCGGGACCTGCCGGTGTTCCGGCGGGCGGCCAAACGCCTGCGGGACGTCTTCGAGTACGGCACCACCGGTCGCGACGGTGACGCGGTCACCGAGCTGAACACCCTGCTGGAGGCGTACCCGGTCCAGCCACGCATCTCCGGGCACGACGCCAACGACTGGCACATGCACGTGACCAGTCGCGGCGCGTCGGTCAGTTCCGAGTATCTGGCCGGCGCCGTCTGGGGACTCTCGGTGTGGCTGTGCGAGTACGGCAGTTCCCGCTTCGGCGTCTGCGCGGACGCCCGGTGCGGCAACGTCTACCTGGACACCTCGTCGAACTGTTGCCGCCGGTTCTGCTCCGAGCGGTGCGCGACCCGGTCGCACGTCGCGGCGCACCGGGCCCGTAAACGGGCCGCCGAGGAGACCTCCCTGCAACCGGTCTCCTGA
- a CDS encoding glutathionylspermidine synthase family protein — protein MRREVCRPRAGWDATVREQGLVYVDTELPDGAVMSYWDESACYALELPEVLRLEEATEELHRMAVAAAEHVVAHRRYADFGIPAWAADAVARSLREQPPTLYGRFDLWYDGSWPPKLLEYNADTPTALVEAAIVQWYWLEDTHPELDQWNSLHERLVTAWAQIKAGLHRPTLHVAWSSEETTGEDLMTAGYLAETARQAGLAPHLLPMLEIGWDGRRFVDDTDQPVTTCFKLYPWEWMLAEPYGRLALEPGTPTTWIEPAWKLLLSNKALLAVLWELYPDHPYLLPAYLDGPRDMPEYVAKPLLGREGAAVRIVTRSGEVHSPGDYGAEGWCYQQFQALPAFDGNHLVLGSWVVAGESAGAGLRESSGLITDGYARFLPHYVAAHRAG, from the coding sequence GTGCGCCGGGAGGTCTGCCGGCCCCGCGCGGGCTGGGACGCGACGGTACGCGAACAGGGCCTCGTGTACGTCGACACCGAGCTGCCCGACGGCGCGGTGATGTCCTACTGGGACGAATCCGCCTGCTACGCGCTCGAACTGCCGGAGGTGCTGCGGCTGGAGGAGGCGACCGAGGAGCTGCACCGGATGGCGGTGGCCGCCGCCGAACACGTGGTGGCCCACCGGCGGTACGCCGACTTCGGCATCCCCGCGTGGGCGGCCGACGCGGTCGCCCGGTCGCTGCGCGAACAGCCACCGACCCTGTACGGCCGGTTCGACCTCTGGTACGACGGCTCCTGGCCGCCGAAGCTGCTGGAGTACAACGCCGACACCCCGACCGCCCTGGTCGAGGCGGCGATCGTGCAGTGGTACTGGCTGGAGGACACCCACCCGGAACTGGACCAGTGGAACAGCCTGCACGAGCGGCTGGTCACGGCGTGGGCGCAGATCAAGGCCGGGCTGCACCGGCCGACGCTGCACGTGGCCTGGTCCAGCGAGGAGACCACCGGCGAGGATCTGATGACCGCCGGCTACCTGGCGGAGACCGCCCGGCAGGCCGGGCTGGCACCGCATCTGCTGCCGATGCTGGAGATCGGCTGGGACGGCCGGCGCTTCGTCGACGACACCGACCAGCCGGTGACGACCTGCTTCAAGCTCTACCCGTGGGAGTGGATGCTCGCGGAGCCGTACGGCCGGTTGGCGCTCGAACCCGGCACCCCGACGACCTGGATCGAACCGGCGTGGAAGCTGCTGCTGTCCAACAAGGCGCTGCTGGCGGTGCTCTGGGAGCTGTACCCGGACCATCCGTACCTGCTGCCGGCGTACCTGGACGGCCCCCGGGACATGCCGGAGTACGTCGCCAAGCCGCTACTCGGCCGCGAAGGCGCGGCGGTACGCATCGTGACCCGCTCCGGCGAGGTGCACAGCCCGGGCGACTACGGCGCGGAAGGCTGGTGCTACCAGCAGTTCCAGGCGCTGCCGGCGTTCGACGGCAACCATCTGGTGCTGGGCAGCTGGGTGGTCGCGGGCGAGTCGGCCGGCGCCGGGCTGCGGGAGAGCAGCGGCCTGATCACCGACGGCTACGCCCGCTTCCTGCCGCACTACGTGGCGGCCCACCGGGCCGGCTGA
- a CDS encoding NAD-dependent epimerase/dehydratase family protein has product MVRSPTVVVTGTSRFIGARVAGRLAADPGVGRVIGLDPAPPVRDFADLLRDVDQVRADVGAAGGIIADLDAHAVVHLAVVSGPDQQHGGRAAMKEQNVIGTMQLLAACQQASGLRKLVVRSSTAAYGASFRDPAVFTEETEPREVPRGGFARDILDIESYVRGFRRRRPDVTATVLRFAPFIGATAETSLTRYFAQPVVPTIFGRDPRLQFVHVDDALEVLHRAVVEDHPGTFNVAGPGVLTLSQAIRRAGRVAVPVLEPGLATAVGFTRSVGVGRYGFDQIDLFVHGRVVDTSRLIREFGFTPRSTAEAFDDFRRAHPAGAMLDADRLAVAEQAVLDGIRRIRRGRGAGTAQELM; this is encoded by the coding sequence ATGGTGAGGTCCCCGACCGTCGTGGTCACCGGGACCAGCCGGTTCATCGGCGCCCGGGTCGCCGGTCGGCTCGCCGCCGACCCCGGCGTCGGCCGGGTCATCGGTCTGGACCCCGCCCCACCGGTGCGGGACTTCGCGGACCTGCTGCGCGACGTCGACCAGGTGCGCGCCGACGTCGGCGCGGCCGGCGGCATCATCGCCGACCTCGACGCACACGCCGTGGTGCACCTGGCCGTGGTCAGTGGCCCGGACCAGCAGCACGGCGGGCGCGCGGCGATGAAGGAGCAGAACGTCATCGGCACGATGCAGCTGCTCGCCGCCTGCCAGCAGGCGTCGGGGCTGCGCAAGCTGGTGGTGCGCTCGTCGACGGCGGCGTACGGTGCCTCGTTCCGCGACCCGGCGGTCTTCACCGAGGAGACCGAGCCACGCGAGGTGCCGCGCGGCGGCTTCGCCCGGGACATCCTCGACATCGAGTCGTACGTGCGTGGCTTCCGGCGACGCCGCCCGGACGTCACCGCCACCGTACTGCGCTTCGCACCGTTCATCGGCGCGACCGCCGAGACGAGCCTGACCCGCTACTTCGCGCAGCCTGTGGTGCCGACTATCTTCGGCCGGGATCCCCGGCTGCAGTTCGTGCACGTCGACGACGCCCTCGAAGTGCTGCACCGCGCGGTCGTCGAGGACCATCCCGGCACGTTCAACGTCGCCGGGCCGGGGGTGCTCACCCTGTCCCAGGCGATCCGGCGGGCCGGGCGGGTCGCCGTACCGGTGCTGGAGCCGGGCCTGGCCACGGCGGTCGGCTTCACCCGTAGCGTCGGGGTGGGGCGGTACGGGTTCGACCAGATCGATCTATTCGTGCACGGACGGGTCGTCGACACCAGCCGGCTGATCCGTGAGTTCGGCTTCACCCCGCGATCCACCGCCGAGGCGTTCGACGACTTCCGCCGGGCCCACCCGGCCGGCGCGATGCTCGACGCCGACCGGCTCGCCGTCGCCGAGCAGGCGGTCCTCGACGGGATCCGGCGGATCCGTCGCGGGCGCGGCGCCGGCACGGCGCAGGAGCTGATGTGA
- the phoU gene encoding phosphate signaling complex protein PhoU → MREEFQAELQEISDLLVSMAEAARVALRRATGALLTADREAGELVLVSDAEIDALYRTVEERVTDLLVRQAPVASDLRMAITALHVASGLERMGDLADHVAKTALRRHPSPAVPAELREVFSEMARVADRMIAKVIEVLRTPDAQTAAELDGDDDAMDELHRQLFKTLLGKDWPYGAETAIDGALLGRFYERYADHAVNAGRRVVYHVTGVTPTD, encoded by the coding sequence ATGCGCGAGGAGTTCCAGGCCGAACTGCAGGAAATCAGCGACCTGCTGGTGTCGATGGCGGAGGCGGCGCGGGTCGCGCTGCGCCGGGCCACCGGTGCGCTGTTGACGGCCGACCGGGAGGCCGGCGAACTGGTGCTGGTCAGCGACGCGGAGATCGACGCGCTGTACCGCACCGTCGAGGAGCGGGTCACCGACCTGCTGGTCCGGCAGGCACCGGTCGCCTCCGACCTGCGGATGGCGATCACCGCGCTGCACGTGGCCTCCGGGCTGGAGCGGATGGGCGACCTGGCCGACCACGTGGCGAAGACCGCGTTGCGTCGGCACCCGTCACCGGCGGTACCGGCCGAGCTGCGCGAGGTGTTCTCGGAGATGGCGAGGGTCGCCGACCGGATGATCGCCAAGGTGATCGAGGTGCTGCGGACCCCGGACGCGCAGACCGCCGCCGAGCTCGACGGCGACGACGACGCCATGGACGAGCTGCACCGCCAGTTGTTCAAGACCCTGCTGGGCAAGGACTGGCCGTACGGCGCGGAGACCGCGATCGACGGAGCGCTGCTCGGGCGCTTCTACGAGCGGTACGCCGACCACGCCGTCAACGCCGGCCGCCGGGTCGTCTACCACGTCACCGGCGTCACCCCGACCGACTGA
- a CDS encoding helix-turn-helix domain-containing protein: MAGSPQSEGRLSEVTFLTVAEVAKVMRVSKMTVYRLVHSGELSAVRVGRSFRVPEHAVHEYLRGAFRETA, encoded by the coding sequence ATGGCAGGATCACCACAGTCCGAGGGCAGGCTGTCGGAGGTCACGTTTCTCACCGTCGCCGAGGTGGCGAAGGTGATGCGGGTGTCCAAGATGACTGTCTATCGACTCGTGCACTCCGGGGAGCTGTCCGCCGTCCGGGTCGGTAGGTCGTTCCGGGTGCCCGAGCACGCGGTGCACGAGTACCTGCGGGGAGCTTTCCGGGAGACCGCCTAG
- a CDS encoding lysophospholipid acyltransferase family protein, whose amino-acid sequence MTEPDHGGSPAGQPAVPDQPGDVWDQRVAAGLAFLRRRLAGDYEVDEFGFDPQLTESVFQPVLRALYREWFRTEVFGVEHLPTKGAGLVVGNHSGTVALDAMVLSAVLYDSHPERRHLRLLSADLVFRLPFVSELARKLGGTMACNPDAERLLVGGELVGVFPEGFKGVGKPFSERYKLQRFGRGGFVAAAIRTGAPIIPVAIVGAEETYPLLADIAPLARLLRLPYFPVTPTFPWLGPLGLVPLPSKWLIEFCPPIPTAQFADYVDDPLVVFNLADQVRETIQQAVHRLLERRPDPFGR is encoded by the coding sequence GTGACGGAGCCCGACCACGGCGGCAGCCCCGCCGGCCAGCCGGCCGTGCCCGACCAGCCGGGGGACGTCTGGGACCAACGGGTCGCCGCCGGGTTGGCGTTCCTGCGTCGCCGACTGGCCGGTGACTACGAGGTGGACGAGTTCGGCTTCGACCCGCAGCTGACCGAGAGCGTCTTCCAGCCGGTGCTGCGGGCGCTGTACCGGGAGTGGTTCCGCACCGAGGTCTTCGGCGTCGAGCACCTGCCGACCAAGGGTGCCGGGCTGGTCGTCGGCAACCACTCGGGCACCGTCGCGTTGGACGCGATGGTGCTGTCGGCGGTCCTGTACGATTCCCATCCCGAACGCCGACATCTGCGACTGCTCAGCGCCGACCTGGTGTTCCGCCTGCCGTTCGTCTCGGAGTTGGCGCGCAAACTCGGCGGCACCATGGCCTGCAACCCGGACGCCGAGCGGCTGCTGGTCGGTGGCGAACTCGTCGGCGTCTTTCCGGAGGGCTTCAAAGGCGTCGGTAAGCCCTTCTCGGAGCGTTACAAGCTGCAACGGTTCGGCCGGGGCGGCTTCGTCGCGGCGGCGATCCGCACCGGTGCGCCGATCATTCCGGTGGCGATCGTCGGTGCCGAGGAGACCTACCCGCTGCTCGCCGACATCGCACCGCTGGCCCGGCTGCTGCGGCTGCCGTACTTCCCGGTGACACCGACGTTTCCGTGGCTCGGGCCGTTGGGGCTGGTGCCGTTGCCCAGCAAGTGGCTGATCGAGTTCTGCCCGCCGATCCCGACCGCCCAGTTCGCCGACTACGTCGACGATCCGTTGGTGGTGTTCAACCTCGCCGACCAGGTCCGGGAGACGATTCAGCAGGCGGTGCACCGGCTGCTGGAACGCCGCCCGGATCCGTTCGGCCGCTGA